Proteins from a genomic interval of Papaver somniferum cultivar HN1 chromosome 4, ASM357369v1, whole genome shotgun sequence:
- the LOC113272765 gene encoding uncharacterized protein LOC113272765: MEAWMMQPITFSVKDVPMNGQAHGDPLVITLLIEKWGVKRILVDNGSSVEVLFYDTFKRMELFDDILIPSTYGIYGFNGTVTVPRGEVMLKVSDGEGYLDTLTTFCVVDVVSPYEAIVGRSWIAGIKGVTSAYHQRLRFPTYRGVLEVIGDPQAARQCRQFDIQQNEEKRSRQRREKNKAKEIKAGEELDKVISQAFIAYEAGKKEIL; encoded by the coding sequence ATGGAGGCCTGGATGATGCAGCCGAtcactttttcagttaaagatgtccCGATGAATGGCCAAGCACATGGAGACCCCCTAGTCATCACCTTACTCATTGAAAAATGGGGAGTCAAAAGGATACTAGTGGACAATGGGAGTTCAGTCGAAGTTCTCTTTTATGACACGTTCAAAAGGATGGAACTATTTGATGACATCTTAATTCCTTCAACCTATGGGATCTATGGATTCAATGGGACAGTAACCGTACCAAGGGGAGAAGTAATGCTCAAAGTCTCAGATGGGGAGGGGTACTTGGATACCCTTACCACCTTTTGCGTTGTAGATGTCGTATCACCTTATGAGGCGATTGTCGGCCGATCTTGGATCGCAGGCATCAAAGGGGTAACCTCCGCCTACCACCAAAGGTTGAGGTTCCCTACTTATCGGGGAGTTTTGGAAGTGATAGGCGATCCTCAGGCAGCAAGACAATGTAGGCAATTTGATATTCAACAAAACGAAGAGAAGCGATCAAGACAACGTCGAGAAAAGAATAAAGCTAAGGAAATTAAGGCAGGGGAAgaactagataaagtcatttCGCAAGCATTCATCGCCTATGAAGCAGGCAAGAAAGAGATCTTATAG
- the LOC113274064 gene encoding protein terminal ear1-like produces the protein MDGFHGSLDPRAQEFIPRITCQFTLVQPHVYFPYPSSHHVPYTLYFTPPSPPLHAPPPPPPPPPPPATQPPLMVFPPPPTTFSATRSLLISLVPREVNEEVLRGELGVFGEIRGVEMQRLVLEGNVIVHFFDVRHAQSALGELQGKHIQLQSKLTQGQHYQPNNTINPFFVPSPSWVIENMSTSVVHRHVLPHYQPGLIAGRTVWAEFTLPTMITSCLVDGHNQGTIVLFNLVISVSTAQLKAIFQVFGPIKELRETPSKRQQRFIEFFDIRDAAKALYEMNGKEINGQTVVIEFSRPGGTRRRLASMNYSINSFYSRLTNYPQMQHELGKDFDSCIPMNNQREKSGGGGLEVSMSTSRVGGVDKNQRNSSAASSSSKKGKKIKDSSAGTTKQQAGNHKRLQPRSNTSRQWKGKQRTSDVKYLIHDDAVVESSSSFIKDARTTVMIKNIPNKYSQKLVLNMLDNHCIRCNEKTFAEGDENQPLSAYDFVYLPIDFNNKCNVGYGFVNLTTPQAACRLYKALHLQQWEVFNSRKICEVTYARLQGLAELKEHFNNSKFACHKDDYLPVIFSPPRDGKQLTDPIAVGKAQGNSASSDNVPVKHRLQTSPSLSPSGKEVMVNNLKGRDDKLDEDDHISGGSDSCTGSLIKNCNSNDDDGRKKNIALVINKEDEVIVYDKKCNTSSNGTKSTTSYCGSSSLVSALPSSSAGKPNGCMSSSVSREKPKVLSCAQVN, from the exons ATGGATGGTTTTCATGGGAGTTTAGATCCTCGGGCACAAGAATTCATACCAAGAATTACTTGTCAATTTACCCTTGTTCAACCTCATGTGTACTTTCCATACCCTTCTTCTCATCATGTACCCTATACACTGTATTttacaccaccatcaccaccactacATGCacccccaccaccacctccacctccacctccaccagcAACACAACCTCCACTTATGGTGTTTCCGCCACCACCAACAACTTTTTCAGCAACACGTTCACTGTTAATAAGTTTAGTACCACGGGAAGTTAATGAAGAGGTTTTAAGAGGAGAATTAGGAGTGTTTGGAGAAATAAGAGGAGTTGAAATGCAAAGACTAGTACTAGAAGGAAATGTAATCGTTCATTTTTTCGATGTTAGACATGCTCAATCGGCTTTGGGTGAGCTTCAAGGAAAACATATACAACTACAAAGTAAATTAACACAAGGGCAACATTAtcaaccaaacaacacaatcaacccATTCTTCGTACCTTCTCCTTCATGGGTCATAGAGAATATGAGTACTAGTGTTGTTCATCGTCATGTTCTTCCTCACTATCAACCTGGGCTTATCGCTGGAAGAACAGTTTGGGCAGAATTTACTTTACCAACTATGATTACATCATGTTTAGTAGATGGACATAACCAAGGAACTATAGTGCTTTTCAATTTGGTCATCAGTGTTTCTACTGCTCAGCTTAAAGCAATCTTTCAAGTTTTTG GTCCAATTAAGGAATTGAGGGAGACTCCATCAAAAAGACAACAGAGGTTCATAGAGTTTTTTGACATCAGAGACGCTGCTAAAGCTTTATATGAAATGAATGGTAAAGAAATCAATGGTCAAACCGTTGTAATTGAATTCAGTCGTCCAGGAGGTACTAGAAGAAGGCTAGCATCTATGAATTACTCAATAAACAGTTTTTACTCTAGGCTTACGAATTACCCACAAATGCAACATGAGTTGGGTAAAGATTTTGATTCTTGCATTCCTATGAACAACCAGAGAGAAAAATCCGGAGGTGGAGGCTTAGAAGTTTCAATGAGTACATCACGAGTTGGTGGTGTTGACAAGAATCAGAGGAATTCTAGTGCTGCTAGTTCATCATCTAAGAAGGGTAAGAAAATTAAAGATAGTAGTGCAGGTACTACCAAACAGCAAGCGGGTAATCATAAGCGATTACAACCAAGAAGTAATACTAGTAGGCAATGGAAAGGTAAACAGAGGACTTCAGATGTTAAATACTTGATACATGATGATGCTGTAGTAGAATCATCATCAAGTTTCATTAAAGATGCAAGAACTACTGTAATGATCAAGAACATACCAAACAAGTACAG TCAAAAGCTAGTGCTAAACATGTTAGACAACCATTGTATTCGCTGCAATGAGAAGACTTTTGCTGAGGGTGATGAGAATCAGCCGTTGTCTGCTTATGATTTTGTTTATCTTCCGATTGACTTCAA TAACAAATGCAATGTGGGATACGGATTTGTTAACTTGACAACTCCACAAGCAGCATGTAGACTTTATAAAGCTCTCCATTTACAGCAATGGGAAGTTTTTAATTCCAGAAAAATTTGTGAAGTTACTTATGCTCGGTTGCAG GGTTTGGCAGAATTGAAGGAACATTTCAATAACTCGAAATTTGCTTGCCACAAGGATGATTATCTACCGGTTATCTTCTCTCCGCCTCGTGATGGTAAACAACTTACGGATCCAATTGCTGTTGGTAAGGCGCAAGGTAATAGCGCTAGCAGTGACAACGTTCCTGTAAAACATAGGCTTCAAACTAGTCCTAGTCTTAGTCCTAGTGGAAAAGAGGTAATGGTCAACAACTTGAAGGGTCGGGATGATAAACTGGATGAGGATGATCACATTAGTGGTGGTAGTGATAGCTGCACTGGTAGTCTCATAAAGAACTGCAACAGTAATGATGATGATGGCAGGAAGAAGAATATTGCTCTGGTGATTAATAAGGAAGATGAAGTAATTGTGTATGACAAGAAATGTAATACTAGTAGTAATGGCACCAAATCTACCACCAGTTATTGTGGATCATCATCACTGGTATCAGCATTACCGAGTAGTAGCGCTGGGAAACCCAATGGATGCATGTCGAGCTCTGTGTCTAGAGAGAAGCCCAAGGTATTAAGTTGTGCACAAGTTAATTAG